A window of Phaseolus vulgaris cultivar G19833 chromosome 4, P. vulgaris v2.0, whole genome shotgun sequence genomic DNA:
aaaaaaataaagtgtaaGAAATTATCAAAAATTTGGATTCTTAATGATGATTTATGATTGGCAAAGTGTAATACATATTGAGTTAGATTATGTAGACATTACTAGTTATGTTGTATGGGTGAAACACATATAATAGGATTTTAGAATAGAGTTTGTTTGTATTCTTTGTTTTGAATGCTGATTTAGGTTTGCTCTCAGATGAATTTGTTATGTTCAGTTGTGAACAAATTTGAatgaaaattttgtaaattgttgtttatatatatatatatatatatatatatatttgttatcaataaaaaaaaacttatttactaataataatagtaataatttcttaaaacaaGATGAATTTGTTATGTGCAGTTGTgaacaaataaaaatgaaaattttgtaaattgttgcttatatatatatatatttgttatcaataaaaaaattatttactaatgatagtaataatttcttaaaacaaAATGAGTGTAGGACTATGACTCTCTTAACATTTTCAAGGACACCAAGAAGGTCCAAATCTAATTTGGAAAGTTTAAGATGAACCGATTTCAAAAGGACACCAAGAAggtccaaaaaaaaataaattaattaatacttaTTAGATGAACCAATTTAAATATTCTCCacataaaaaatagtaaaaaaattttataaaagaagagaaatcctaaaatatttagtataaatttgattatttttttaaataacattataattacataataatattttttttttctagaaacataaactttatttataaaataaaacttatataattatattctttttatgTCATTTTACATTTATCAACTAACTTATGGTTAGTTTTACCAAATACTTTTAATCCAATAAACTAATGTACTAGCTTGCCAAACACACTCAATAAGACTCATTAAAACAAGTCAAAATCATTCTATCAATATATGATGCTATTAATATATGATGCAGATCAAATAAGTCTAAAATAATACAAAGATATATTACAAATGCTTTATTAATGGAAAACATATATATTTGGATGATAAAAATttccaaattttttaaaaaagaatctaaaaatatttgaagaatcaactaaaaaaaagtcaatatgataaagaaaatatttttggagattaaattttgtaaattttcaagaagtaaaacaaattttactaaaatgtattcaaacttttctattatgaaaaaaattgtcTTAGATATAGCAAAAGACATTTATACGAAGGTAAAAGACAAGGAGCTTATGTGAAAAATCAATTTAGCAAAGaaaaccaaataaaaataaataggcAATGCAGGAAATGGTAACCACTAATAAATTTGGAATTTCTCttcctcttttctttttcataaaaTCAATTGTTTCTACCAACAATGATAATTTCTCAATTTCCAGAAACTGGAAGTTACATTGATTCAAAAAAATGAGGAAAAGGTACTCTTTTATTGAAGGGTTTCATCATTGAAACAACTGACTCATTGCATGCAGGGCAATGGTTGAATTTATTGCTTCAGCATTCAAAGCTGCAGGAGAACCTTCAATTTCTCTCAGAACCCCAGTTATGCCAGATCACTCTGCTTGACATTGTAGTTTCTTCTCTCTAAGATGATGGTTTGTTACAAGCAGCATAGTACACTAACAAAAAATGGCCTTTTCTTCCATGAAACAAATCCAGATAAAAGATCCATGGCAAGTACCAGCACTTGCCCTTCTTTAGCATCACCATTTTCACTACAGTTTGGTGGTGACACCATGCCACAAAGCCACTCATGTTAGGAAAAATCTGCATACAAGCTCACATAGTTGAATCAAAAAAACTGAGTCTTTCACCACAGCATTGAATAAAAAATCTGCATATAAGCTCACATTGTTGAATCAAGAATAACTGAGTCTTTCACCCCAGCTTTGAATAAAAAATCTGCATATATGCAAAATCTGCATCTGCTTCACTTCAATAAACTTGGACAACAATTTCACCACAGAAGGCATCACATCATGAAACTTCTCTTGGACATGAGAGTTCCCCCTCCTTTTCCTTTGATCCACCTACATACGACactgagtattttttttaactttgctgtttttcaaattcaatCTGAATTAACTTTCCCCTCCATAACTCTTTTTTCTTGTTCCTTATCACTGTTTAAGAAAAATTAGTTCTGTGATATGCAACTGCTCAGCTATTGAGGAATTACAATACTTCCCCAACCGAATGATATAGTGCACACACTCACCTCAACTTTGCACAGAGAAAACCAGAGCCAAATGTGTAGATTCTGGTCCAATGTCTTGTCAAAAGATCATGAATGTCAGACACTAGCCATAGAGACAAAACTGATACATGGTCCTCTCCCTAATAATAGTACATTCTGCACCTTCTTTTTCCCCTTTCCCTGGATAATGCAGGAACTGATCCAAACAATTCAAACAAAGAGAGTCCAAACAAAATGTCTCTTCATAAATGTCCTTAATGCATCTTCCACAGTGAACGCAACGTGTTATGCATACAGTGCAACCTCTACAGAGCTGAGCAGCCAGATGCTTCTGCTGACAACTCTCAGCAGGACAATCATAAATAGGTCTCACTTTCTTACATTTTGGACACACATCTATGTCAATTTGACGGCCATCATCACATAAGATATGTGAATACTCTCTACAGTAGAATTGCGGCTTCTGTTCTCTCTGTTGCAAATGCTTGCCAGCATCCAGTAATTcctttaactcttcaaactgcTGGTCAGTCACATGACACATACCAGCAAGCCCACCAATTCGTAAATGCTTTATACCAGATTTTCCAGATGACTTAAGAGCCCTGAGGTTGAATAAGATGCCCTCCATTGTGATTCTAATACAATCTGGGACACTAAGCTGAAAAAGATACGTACGCAAATTTGTTAGTTTCAAAACATACACATACATATCTACAATATGTCATTTCAATATAAATTAAGCTATCAAAACATCATGTACATAGACAACAATATGTTTTATCATAAACATGCAAATGAAATGGTAGGCTGCTTTACATCAATTCACTTCTGATTACAGACCAGCAGCTGAAGAGTACATTTGCATGGTAGAGCACATTCATCTTTATTATTGCATGTGCAACAATGTGAGTTAAGTAACAATCAAATTATAACGCTCTGACTACAACACTTTGCGTCTTGGCCTAGTGATAAACAATTAGTTTCAGAATCACTGTCATGGAGTTTGATTCCTAATATTGTGTGATGTAGGCTAGGAGGCCAAATCACAATAGAAGAATTTGATTCCTAGCAGAATAAAATTGTTATATATGCATCAATTGTTCCCCTCAAAATTTATGTTTCTTACAAAGATGtaagaaaacattaaaataaagcTTAGCTTTTATTGGCCAGGGCATAAGATATTGTACATTGACATCATTATATATTTACAACAAATAATACAAAATACTGCCAGCATGAAATCTAAAATATACAAGGCACCAACTTGAAAAATCCATAGTTccaaaaagatatatttttgagaaagtttttatgtataagaaaagttaaaataacTAAACAAGATTCAACAGGTTAGCATAAGTTCTTAAGTAAAAACAACACCAAATCTGCAAGGTAGTGATGTAGGGTTAGCTTCAAGCAAGGTTTTAAAAGGAGGTGTAAGTCACTTTTGTCGTGGACCTTGATTTTATGGGAAATTGCAGACAAATGATTCCAATGATACTACAATAGTGGCAGGCATTGCAAAACAGGGTTACAATGTTTGTTTTAAGCATCGTCAACAAGTAATAAATTATATGTGCACATGTTATGTTTTCGATGATGTTACAAATACTAACCTTAATCAATCCAGTGTTGCTTTGTAAGACACTTCGCAGACCACTATCAGTGATCCATAAACAGTTCACCAGGATCAGGCATTGAAGGGTACCTTGAGCTCTGTTGGTTAACTTTACAAGTGTATCATCCGTAATCTTTTCGTTCAATTGCTGATTAATTTGCACAGTTCTCCATAACAAAGGATCACCTTTAACAGCATCACGCAATGATCTGCAGACCCGTTCAACAGAGAGAAGGTCCTGCACACCTAGATAACCCAACACAAAAAATAAAGCATCATGTGGATCACCTCTTTCAGCATCACATTCAATTTTGGTGCCGTTTTGCACTGCTTCAGTGCTTAAAACCAAATTGTCATCATGCTTAACCGTCAGAACCCCCCCTGCACTTCCCTCAGCAACAATGCCCCCACCAAATACCCCATCAAAATTTTGATACGTTTTGAAAATATCACCTGAAACAGACATCTCATTCTCCCTAGAACTAACCCCCTGAGGTTGCAAATTCTCAGGGCCATTCCAAGCCCAACTCAGACCTAAAAAGTGAAGATGATCACGATCACCACGCATTTCATGTGTTTCACCCACCCCAAACTCTACATCCTCTGGTCGGAAATCCCATTCAATATCCTCAATCCAATCTGAGAATGCTGCCAATGTAGATTCTATATCTAGTTCAAAAGGGTCCACTGGCAACCGATCAAgaacatcatcatcatcctcctcctcctcatcatcatcaacaaCTCCCTTTACATAATCCAAATCAAAACATGTCTCTCCTTCTAAATTACCGTTGAAACAACACAGACAACAAGAACTGCCAAAACAACCACAACTGTCGATCAAATGGTCATCCAACACCGACCCATTTGAGGGGCACAAATTCTTCTCTTGCGGAATCAAAAATCTAGATTCTTTAGAAGAATCAAAAGCCATTGCTTTTCCTTTTAGCAGTCACTGTAACAATAAAACACAACCCCTGCAACAAAGAATAACCGAGACTCAAAATACCAACCCCATCAATCTACAATGCCTAAttcctctctctttttctcAATTGAGTTGAAAGGAATCATAAAAACACGCACCATCAAAGCCCAAATTGATGACTGcagaaaaaacaaacaaaaaagggAAGATTTTCATGAAAGGAATCAGGAAGAATGAGAAAAAAGACCAAGAGGAGTATGAACCAAAGGGATCAGGAATATAACAATGTTAGGCAGAAGCATGTTTGGCAGAAAAAGAAGAGACAATGTGATTTGGAAAATCAGGGTTTGTAATAGCCAAGAAAAAAAGGAGAGAGAGAGCAATAGAAGAAGAGAGAAATTACGCTACTTTTTTTGCCATTTCAAGAAAGAGGACAGAGATTGAGACAGTCAACAAGGAGGCAAGGATCAGATTCCTACTCTCCTCAACAAATGGAGGAGATTAAGTTAACAGATTCTTTGATATTATCTTTATAAAggtttttttttgctttttctaGTACAACCTTGGAACATTTCAAACGTTAAAAAAACAGAATCCATAGTTGTTAAGTTTGTTTCTCACTAAAGATATACttgtattttcaaataaaatattccaaAGAAATATGTTCAGAATGAGAATAAATATTGTTAGCGAATAAATATCGTTAGCGAATTCAGagtaaagaaaaggaaaaaaaatgtatcattattttgattgaaaagaataaactgaaaaataaataagaaatttataatttatgcaATTAAggtgaataaaaatattaaaatttattatctaatataaccaataacaataaaaatctcctttttgtattttaagaaGAAGTATAaactaaatttgaaaaataaataattataaagtaattaactttttttttaaataaaagctttcatgttaggcatcactatgcaacttaagaTTTCAGTtagactgacacctcaagtaacaataatcatttgtcatcacacaTGGAagaaagtattattaaaaagagaaaaagaaagaaaatacaaaaatactgTAGAgtaaaccaaaactcatatgttaacaaaaacgataaataggtagactatacatattcataaagaattttaagaacaaaCAGATGGAatacctattataccaatgaaaagtttttctatgaataaatcctaaagtaaccaacttatcaacacatgcatttcttcttcacaaaaaatgagtaaccctaaatttaattaacttttataatgaagtaatatattttaaaagattattacttttttaaattaaatatataattaaaatgatgtTAAATATATTAGATTATCTAAACTAATTATGTTATCAACCctttacataaatattttataaataatataaacaaactTGTACATTGACATACATCTCTTCACTTTGACTTTGTTTAGGATAGAAAAGGAAATGGATGTGATTCTCTATTTTTCTTCAATGCAACAAAGTGAATTTAATGCACTCTCTATCACATAAATATACTATATAACTGATTACTTAGTAAATCAATActttttacatttaaaatatgtcatttttttatttattaattaatttttaaaatattatttacaattaaaattaaagattaaaattaatttttaaactcTTCAAACAAACCATAAACTAAATCtactaattaaattaaactacATAATTACTAGTATcaaagttaataataataagatttgTGAATTTCATATAAAAGACTAAACTTAATTTTCTTTCTAGCATTACAACTTTGCTCCTCTAATTTATAAGGCATAAATTTGTTTCCAATTAAATGCTAACAACTTTAGTGCAACATAAAAACATGCATgtgatatatataaatatatatatatatatatatatatatatatatatatatatatatatatatacttttcttTCTAATAGTATGTAGTTTGGAACACATAcaatgttaatattttaaacaaaagTTGAGTAaagatttaatatatatttttcatttttaagttTCTAGTGGTAAGTGTGAGGTGTGAGAGGATATGAAGTAGATGACTCTCATCTCATGGCCCTTTCTTTCTGTGCCAAGGAAATAAAAGTTTGAATGTGCTGAAGGTAAAcacgaaaataaaataataaattataaaaaaggcGAAAAACGAAAACAGTTATACATTTAAGAAAAGATTTacgaaaaaaaagttatatatatatatatacttaattatttataatttacttagttactttttattttatattattattcatttttatttaaaatagaattataattcaaaaataaaaatataatcaaaattatagaaaataattattataaaataacataattatatataataagttatacatataaataataataataataataaatatatttttaataatagaaaaataaatttatataataattatattaattataaaaaaataaaaaatgttatttaatataaaaataattttttatcaaatatttataatgataaatatttaaataatttttatcaaattttatatcattttatttttttttccaaaattaactttaatacattaccaaaaataatattccaaacattgaaaataatattttaattaaaaataattataatttataaataaataaactaaattcagtttttaaacattttaaatataagactaaatttgtaaatttatatttttatcaattaaaaaaatataatttcaaacaCATCCGAAATGTAAGCATAGAAGTAGAGGGTTTTCAACTGATAGACATCTACACACTTTTTATTCCTATTTTCATGTTGAATTATTACATTTTTAAGGTAAATGGCCTATTGATAGAATGTCTAACCATTGTCTATTAGATATCCCTCACGTTTCAATTCTAAAATGGAAAGTAAATTAACTAATCAAATTTACAATTATGAGATGCATTGTGAGCCATATTTATAACAAACTTTACAATTTTATGAGTAGCCTCTACAACAATGTGAGTTCTATTTTTAGCAACCGCAACATTATAATTCATATTGTCAGCATTGTTATGAGATACCTGAGCAACAATCATATTATCAACAATGCTATTATGATGAAAGTTAAACACCCTTTTAACAATTTTTGTAACCTGACATTACTCCTTCTAGTTTTGAAAAACCATCTCCAGAGGAGCTGGTGAGAATTAAAGGTAAATCCAATGAAATCTCAACAAAACATAGAAGAAGCTAGTATATTAGACTTAGAAGAGAAAGTTGGTCATCTGGCTATAGACATGAAGAAGATATTTTCACGCAAAGTTTGAATTCACATCATGATCCTAATTTAGATATAAGAGAACTTTCAAAATTTGATACAAGTTATACTTATGATTTTGATATATCTATTAAGATTGGCTCTGCCATACCTCTAGTTTCCATTTCACTCTCATGTACAAATAATCTTCCAGGTATAGACCTTCTTCCAATAATAGATCATTTACCACAAGAGGAGACTATAACAATTGTTGACAAACTTTCTAACTTGAGAGTGTTGATGATACTTTCATTTGTGACTCATGTACTAGTACAACATGTGCTAAGATAGACAAATGCATATCGTTTGATGATGATTTGCACTAAAGACCTAGTTGACTTATAGGTTGTTGAGATCTCTGGACCATTACCATCTATTGTTCGACCATCACTGATGGGGTTGAAACCACTTTTAATCAAGAATCACTAGACACTATGAAACATTCTGTTAAGGATCATTGTGTATATCATATTGACACTAAGGATGAAAATGAGTTTGGGTTTCTTGGAGATTTTAATTGTTCTAATCTAACTAATTGGACAAATGCTGAGATAGATGCGTTTATATCGTGTGATGATATATAATGCTCTAACTCTTGTGATGCAGGTTCTAGGACTAAAGGAGATAGATACTCTTTAATGTTTGATGAATCTCAACCTAGTGCTTTGAAAGTTGTTGAAGTTTCTCTCAACACTAGACACCATCCTGCtcaaccaccaccaccacctcttGACATACCTCTCACTCCATCACCTACCCTAACTAGATCGTCTACCATATCTAGACAGTCTAATTGATCCTTCTACCACCATCCTACCCAAACTGAACCATCTTTACTGTCACCTGAGCTTAACTTTAAAGGCTCCAATTTGATCAACACCAACCCACAACCACCCCTAAATGCTCCCATATCAGAAAACCCTATTAGATTGTTTATTCATCACACAACACCACCCATTCATGGGACCATCTCTACCCTCCCTACATTCACCCCCTGAATCATTCTAATCTCACTTTTATGTACAGGGGGTTCATAATAGAATATGTTCTCCATGTTTCATTGTCTACACCAAGGTTCTATATGCCTTGCCCAAATTTTCCAGCAAACATCATCTTTGTGCCCCACTATATGAAAACCCTTAGCTTATATTGCAAAGAAGATGGTTGAGGAGATTTGTTGCAGTTCTTTCCTTCCCTCAAGCTTGACAAGGGAATTCTTCTTTTCCCACTTTTATCATACATGTTTATTTGCATGCTTTTACATTGAGAACAATGTGTGATTTAAGTGTGGGAGAGGAGAATCGTAGTTTAGGATTTATCTTTTGTAGACTTGTTTTgtgtattttgatttttttatttgtttgaatttatttttgattctgttaaaataaataagctttttaaaattatctaatgGCTGACATGTTTCATAATTCTTGCAAATCTTGGTTTCTTGATCTTTGTTGTTTGGATTTCcttaaatattgaaaaataagttggttatgagaaattTTAGGTTGAATCTTGATATAGATTATCCCTGGTGTGTTTTTGAGCCTTGATTGATAGACCATCTGATAGTTTGTCTGATGTtctttttagtgtgttttcacTCAAGTTTGCTCATAGTCTAGAAATTAGCTTGATTCTTTGTTTTGAAATTGTAATTATCATGCATGACTTGATATGATTGAggcatttttttattcaaattaaccTAGTAACCATATTAGTCTACCTTCTTGATAATCCATTTGTTAGCCCCTCAGGCCTATAGccattttcttgtttttaatcCTCATTACAAGCCCCTTAAAAAAAACCATGTTTATCCCTACCTTAGAAAATAAAGGagctttaaaattattttgggaATAGGTTCTTGAATAAGTGTGGGGGAGTACCTCATTGTTCATAAGTTTACCTCCCCAGTAAGAGAGGGaataaaacaacaacaaaaaagaaaaaaaaaaaagaacataaGAGTGGACTGTCTAGTACATTGATTAGATTGTCTACTACATGAGAATAGACATAAAGAGACTGATACCTTGAAATGAAGAGAGGAGTTGAGTTATCATGATAGTTACACCTGTTTTTAGATTTATTCCTCATTGCTCCTTggtttttctatgcttttaaaCCCTTTTCCCCATTTTGTCTACCTTTACCTTGACTCTATTACATTCTTTATGAAGATCTCTTGATCTTCGATTGCATGTTTTTcaattgttttaaatattaGAGCTCTGCTAAGCATATGATAGTGTTTGAATGCATGAATGTTGAGtgtaaatacaaatcctaaacaCTTGAGAGTTGGAGAGCGTTTAGTGaaatttttatctttcttgATTTTTAACCTTTGATTTCAATTACCTACTTGTGTGTTAAAATATAGGAATTTCCAATCAcatttttcttaattctttGATTTTCTGAAATTATATCATGTTCGTCCTTATGCTTCCTTAGATTTTGttgtatttattttgttatttgttttcattgtttttatttttattttcttttttagtcCATAGAGTGTTTTTCCCAGAGTGCAAAAAGATAAGTGTGTGTGGTATTTGATGAACATAATTTTACTCATACTTTAAAAGCTTTAATAATAAACTTATATTTAAATCATGAATAAATTCACTATTTTAATTGGTGATTCTATTACATTATGGGGAAGCAAAAATCGAAATAAATACAATCATATGCGAGGATATTCTCTCAAAATTCAGTAATTAAAACTCTTCtttaaatgcataaaaaatagaGCAAATATCATTTGAATATATTATTCAAGAAAATTTTCTATAATATCTCTCACAACAGCGCTGAAATCAATTACAACCAATGCACAAATATGAAGTAAGTTTGGAAATAATATATCTGGAAGAGAAGCGAGAATAAAATCTAGGACTAGTTGGGAATGAAGATATCTGCTTAATAATTTGAAACAAAGAAATGAAACAATTGTTAATTGCAAAACAATATTATGAGGCAGATTTCAAATATGATTTTGtgcaagaaaaataagattATAAAAGAGACTTCAGAGGAAGAATGAAGAGAGATTTTGGGATCACGTTTCATAGTCTCATAACACACTCTAAACCtaattttatttctcttttgtatttttcttgttt
This region includes:
- the LOC137837140 gene encoding F-box protein SKIP14-like, which gives rise to MAFDSSKESRFLIPQEKNLCPSNGSVLDDHLIDSCGCFGSSCCLCCFNGNLEGETCFDLDYVKGVVDDDEEEEDDDDVLDRLPVDPFELDIESTLAAFSDWIEDIEWDFRPEDVEFGVGETHEMRGDRDHLHFLGLSWAWNGPENLQPQGVSSRENEMSVSGDIFKTYQNFDGVFGGGIVAEGSAGGVLTVKHDDNLVLSTEAVQNGTKIECDAERGDPHDALFFVLGYLGVQDLLSVERVCRSLRDAVKGDPLLWRTVQINQQLNEKITDDTLVKLTNRAQGTLQCLILVNCLWITDSGLRSVLQSNTGLIKLSVPDCIRITMEGILFNLRALKSSGKSGIKHLRIGGLAGMCHVTDQQFEELKELLDAGKHLQQREQKPQFYCREYSHILCDDGRQIDIDVCPKCKKVRPIYDCPAESCQQKHLAAQLCRGCTVCITRCVHCGRCIKDIYEETFCLDSLCLNCLDQFLHYPGKGEKEGAECTIIRERTMYQFCLYG